A region from the Trueperaceae bacterium genome encodes:
- a CDS encoding DMT family transporter has protein sequence MIKLGLGGMSADHLTLLRHLVASVAFLPILLAMRSRLLPRRQDVPYLFLLGLLGYTIYHLALNFGELHVSAGAASLIIGTAPAMTALLATVMMRERLPALGWLGSLVSFVGVAFIVLGDAGGGVSFNAWSWLVVISAVASSFYTVLQKRLFTVYRPIEVAAYATWAGTIPLLVFLPGLGADVADAPWQALAATLYIGVFPSTIAYSIYAYALSKVPVTLVTAFLYLVPVMSLLFAWVMLGEVPALVTAVGGAVAIGGIVLLNYAKARATSRTV, from the coding sequence ATGATCAAGCTCGGTCTGGGCGGCATGTCGGCCGACCACCTGACGCTCCTCAGGCACCTCGTGGCGTCGGTGGCGTTCCTGCCCATCCTCCTCGCCATGCGCTCCCGGCTTTTGCCGCGGCGGCAGGACGTGCCGTACCTCTTCCTGCTCGGCCTGCTCGGTTACACCATCTACCACTTGGCGCTGAACTTCGGCGAGCTGCACGTGAGCGCCGGCGCCGCGAGCCTGATCATCGGGACGGCGCCCGCCATGACGGCGCTCCTCGCCACGGTCATGATGCGCGAGAGGCTCCCGGCGCTCGGCTGGCTCGGGTCCCTCGTCTCGTTCGTCGGCGTCGCCTTCATAGTGCTCGGCGACGCGGGCGGCGGGGTCTCGTTCAACGCCTGGTCGTGGCTCGTGGTGATCTCGGCGGTCGCGTCGTCCTTCTACACCGTCCTGCAGAAGCGGCTGTTCACGGTCTACCGGCCCATCGAGGTGGCGGCCTACGCGACCTGGGCGGGCACCATCCCGCTCCTGGTCTTCCTACCCGGCCTGGGCGCGGACGTGGCCGACGCCCCCTGGCAGGCCCTGGCGGCCACGCTCTACATCGGCGTTTTCCCGTCGACCATCGCCTACAGCATCTACGCCTATGCCCTGTCGAAGGTGCCTGTCACGCTCGTGACGGCCTTCCTCTACCTCGTGCCGGTCATGAGCCTGCTGTTCGCCTGGGTCATGCTCGGCGAGGTGCCGGCGCTCGTCACGGCCGTTGGTGGCGCGGTGGCCATCGGCGGGATCGTGTTACTCAATTATGCGAAGGCGCGGGCTACCAGTCGGACGGTTTAG
- the plsY gene encoding glycerol-3-phosphate 1-O-acyltransferase PlsY, with amino-acid sequence MLLAAITIVVAYFLGTIPSGYLVAKVRGVNIQQVGSGNIGATNVLRALGVVPAVIVVILDPLKGALATLLPGIVGLGPWVTALAGLAAVLGNDFNVLLRMKGGKGIATSIGVFMVIDPLTTLMCLVLGVFTILLSRYVSLGSLVGMAALPLFVIVQGEYIGPRLLLAAALLGLAVYRHSSNIQRLVAGNERRLGDRSAKS; translated from the coding sequence GTGCTGTTGGCCGCAATCACCATCGTCGTCGCGTACTTCCTCGGCACCATCCCGTCCGGGTACCTGGTGGCCAAGGTGCGGGGCGTGAACATCCAGCAGGTCGGGTCCGGCAACATCGGCGCCACGAACGTGCTCAGGGCGCTGGGCGTGGTGCCGGCCGTCATCGTCGTCATCCTCGACCCGCTGAAGGGCGCGCTGGCCACGCTCCTGCCCGGCATCGTCGGCCTGGGCCCATGGGTCACGGCGCTCGCCGGCCTCGCGGCCGTGCTCGGCAACGACTTCAACGTCCTCCTACGCATGAAGGGCGGCAAGGGCATCGCCACGAGCATCGGCGTGTTCATGGTCATCGACCCGCTCACGACGCTCATGTGCCTCGTGCTCGGGGTCTTCACCATCCTGCTGAGCCGTTACGTGTCGCTCGGCTCGCTAGTCGGCATGGCGGCGCTGCCCCTCTTCGTCATCGTGCAGGGCGAGTACATCGGCCCGCGGCTCCTACTGGCGGCCGCCCTGCTCGGGCTGGCCGTCTACCGCCACTCCAGCAACATCCAGCGGCTGGTGGCCGGCAACGAGCGCCGGCTGGGAGACCGGTCGGCGAAGTCCTGA
- a CDS encoding NYN domain-containing protein codes for MRTFVYVDGFNLYYRALKGTHHKWLDLLKLSEAVLPSSAVVERINYYTARVSGKRDPDMPRRQQFYFGAHLVRDAFLGAFEQAAIITNDSDLAEPVRIVVKEVGLPVILLTPENRPVGSLARLVSDVRHIKPSLSRCQFPDPVGSTKGPIAKPSDW; via the coding sequence GTGCGCACCTTCGTGTATGTCGACGGCTTCAACCTGTACTACCGTGCCCTTAAGGGCACACACCACAAGTGGCTTGATCTCCTGAAGCTGTCTGAGGCGGTGCTGCCGTCCTCCGCCGTTGTTGAGCGCATCAACTACTACACGGCTCGTGTTTCCGGTAAGCGGGACCCTGACATGCCGCGTAGGCAACAGTTCTACTTCGGCGCGCATCTGGTCCGCGATGCCTTCTTGGGTGCGTTCGAGCAGGCGGCGATCATCACCAACGACTCCGACCTTGCAGAGCCTGTCCGCATCGTGGTCAAAGAGGTGGGCTTGCCAGTCATTCTGCTTACTCCGGAGAACAGGCCAGTCGGAAGCTTGGCACGGCTAGTGAGCGACGTCAGGCATATAAAACCGTCACTGAGCAGATGCCAGTTCCCGGACCCCGTGGGTTCGACCAAGGGTCCGATCGCTAAACCGTCCGACTGGTAG
- a CDS encoding rhomboid family intramembrane serine protease — MTTATLFAFVVAVTGASTVRWATRMAPLPGEFPLKTLLGAIAAAAVAVAGLGDQPLPSTVQWAVLAVAALYVFAPLALVAAVRSGAWRLARAATSLMYWTPGGRASVGRLLAQAALQQGDSEAALALTTRHDAVLLSQARLASGDYAGVLELEEPAGAGAADNGNLVTAARIEALIALGRVEEARRETGLLKTRFEAGRQGPLAYRSLVLSEARLAAEQGDLDGTRKLLEQPLAGVTPATLYEILGTAAERSGRHAAAVRAYQAAYTAATGASRRRLEARLKSLGATPPTATALLARRPLATYLLAGAIALAYLAQVLADRYYGVVSVRGQGLYVSNLVAAFTQGLPGVPDAGAWWRYLTYAFLHGNLVHIGMNLWVLFDIGRLYERRRGWGDLLAAFTAGTAAGAYLTTVFQAGVPVVLVGASGGILGVAGALLAEAALGKSASDRLLLRSLLQWVAILIVFSLAVPGVSLWGHVGGIVGGFAYGVIRLRTRLGARFSQAVGWFCLGLLALALVSALTTVVPLLP, encoded by the coding sequence ATGACCACGGCCACCCTCTTCGCGTTCGTAGTGGCGGTGACTGGCGCGTCGACCGTGCGCTGGGCCACGCGCATGGCGCCGCTGCCCGGCGAGTTCCCGCTCAAGACGCTGCTGGGTGCCATCGCCGCGGCGGCCGTCGCCGTCGCCGGCCTGGGCGACCAGCCCCTGCCGAGCACCGTTCAGTGGGCGGTGCTGGCGGTCGCCGCGTTGTACGTCTTCGCCCCCCTCGCGCTCGTCGCGGCCGTCCGCTCGGGCGCCTGGCGCTTGGCGAGGGCCGCCACCTCGCTCATGTACTGGACCCCGGGAGGCCGAGCGTCCGTCGGGCGCCTCTTGGCCCAAGCGGCCCTGCAGCAGGGCGACTCCGAGGCGGCGTTGGCCCTCACCACGCGCCACGACGCCGTCCTCCTCTCCCAGGCCCGACTCGCGAGCGGCGACTACGCCGGTGTGCTGGAGCTCGAGGAGCCGGCAGGCGCGGGCGCGGCGGACAACGGCAACCTCGTGACGGCCGCGCGCATCGAGGCGCTCATCGCCCTCGGGCGCGTGGAGGAGGCTCGGCGGGAGACCGGCCTGCTCAAGACGCGGTTCGAGGCCGGGAGACAGGGGCCCCTCGCCTACCGTTCCCTGGTCCTGTCCGAGGCCCGCTTGGCCGCCGAGCAGGGCGACCTGGACGGCACGCGCAAGCTCCTCGAGCAGCCGTTGGCGGGGGTGACGCCTGCCACGCTCTACGAGATCCTCGGCACGGCCGCCGAGCGCTCCGGCAGGCACGCCGCGGCCGTCCGGGCCTACCAGGCGGCGTACACGGCCGCCACAGGGGCGTCGCGGAGGCGGCTGGAGGCCAGGTTGAAGAGCCTGGGTGCCACACCACCGACCGCGACCGCCCTGCTGGCGCGGCGCCCGCTCGCCACCTACCTGTTGGCGGGCGCCATCGCCCTTGCTTACCTGGCGCAGGTGCTGGCGGACCGCTACTACGGCGTCGTCTCGGTGCGCGGCCAGGGGCTGTACGTGAGCAACCTGGTCGCGGCGTTCACCCAGGGCCTGCCGGGCGTGCCCGACGCGGGCGCCTGGTGGCGCTACCTCACCTACGCTTTCCTGCACGGCAACCTCGTGCACATCGGCATGAACCTGTGGGTGCTCTTCGACATCGGCCGCCTCTACGAGCGCAGGCGCGGCTGGGGCGACCTGCTGGCCGCCTTCACCGCCGGCACGGCGGCAGGCGCCTACCTCACGACCGTGTTCCAGGCCGGCGTGCCCGTCGTGCTGGTCGGGGCCTCCGGCGGCATCCTCGGCGTGGCCGGCGCGCTGCTGGCCGAGGCGGCGCTCGGCAAGTCGGCGTCGGACAGGCTGCTCCTGCGCAGCCTCCTGCAGTGGGTCGCCATCCTCATCGTCTTCAGCCTGGCCGTGCCGGGCGTCTCGCTCTGGGGCCACGTGGGCGGCATCGTCGGCGGGTTCGCCTACGGCGTCATCCGACTGCGCACGCGCCTCGGCGCCCGGTTCTCGCAGGCGGTCGGCTGGTTCTGCCTGGGCCTGCTGGCGCTGGCGCTGGTGAGCGCGCTGACCACCGTGGTGCCGCTCCTGCCGTGA
- a CDS encoding Hsp33 family molecular chaperone HslO, whose amino-acid sequence MSYLLRGVAAGGGIRVVAADTTALVSGAVEKHGATPTAGAALGRTLTGALLLSHVLLKNSRDRVTLRLRGDGPLGGVIADAGLDGTVRGYVNNPHVDLPLRQDGKLDVGGGIGRQGEISVVRSHAPYGDPYGSSSDLVSGEVAEDIATYLAVSEQVPSAVLLGVYFDGHRRVKRSGGVILQALPGADEGALTLLEANVKALGQLTTAMADAPILDVVRDQLLWGMDFELLTDPPLGVAFACRCSDEKALAALAYFTPAERRQMAAEDGGAEVVCHWCGEKRWVGAEAILGISGAEVRCPDCGTLWYRDGQTRMVRDAELCTCGRPVVLPN is encoded by the coding sequence ATGTCTTACTTGCTTCGTGGCGTCGCCGCGGGCGGCGGCATCCGCGTGGTCGCGGCCGACACCACGGCCTTGGTGAGCGGGGCCGTGGAGAAGCACGGCGCCACCCCCACGGCGGGCGCCGCCCTCGGGCGTACGCTCACCGGTGCGCTGCTCCTGTCGCACGTCCTGCTCAAGAACAGCCGCGACCGCGTGACGCTCCGCCTGCGCGGCGACGGCCCGCTGGGCGGCGTCATCGCCGACGCCGGCCTGGACGGCACCGTGCGCGGCTACGTCAACAACCCGCACGTCGACCTGCCGCTGAGGCAGGACGGCAAGCTCGACGTTGGTGGCGGCATCGGGAGGCAGGGTGAGATCAGCGTCGTGCGCTCGCACGCCCCTTACGGCGACCCGTACGGCAGCTCGAGCGACCTCGTCAGCGGCGAGGTGGCGGAGGACATCGCCACGTACCTGGCCGTCTCCGAGCAGGTCCCCTCCGCCGTCCTCCTCGGCGTCTACTTCGACGGGCACAGGCGCGTGAAGCGCTCCGGCGGGGTCATCCTCCAGGCGCTCCCCGGCGCCGACGAGGGCGCGCTGACCCTCCTCGAGGCCAACGTCAAGGCGCTCGGGCAGCTCACGACGGCCATGGCCGACGCGCCCATCCTGGACGTGGTGCGCGACCAGCTCCTGTGGGGCATGGACTTCGAGCTCCTCACCGACCCGCCCTTGGGCGTGGCGTTCGCCTGCCGCTGCTCGGACGAGAAGGCGCTGGCGGCCCTCGCCTACTTCACACCGGCGGAGCGCCGGCAGATGGCAGCCGAGGACGGCGGCGCGGAGGTCGTGTGCCACTGGTGCGGCGAGAAGCGCTGGGTCGGCGCGGAGGCCATCCTCGGCATCTCCGGCGCCGAGGTGCGCTGCCCCGATTGCGGTACCCTCTGGTACCGGGACGGCCAGACGCGCATGGTGCGGGACGCCGAGCTGTGCACCTGCGGCCGTCCGGTGGTCTTGCCCAACTGA